The genomic DNA tataaggtaaaataagtaaaaataaagacatctgtgtctggaaggcctactcactggttaaccagtattcctgactaccattacaccatgaaggcaaaagaatactccaaaaaactcagaataaattttaatgaaaagttAAAGTCAGAGGATACAAAACTGCACTGAACATCCtacagagttcagttaaatctatcatcaagaaattgaatgaatatagcacatgtgtaaacctgcctggatcaggccatcCCCACAAACTGActgtgcaagaaagagactagagagagaggccacagacacctgtgactactctgaaggagttacaagttcagcaactgagatggaagagactctgcatacaatgACTCTTGCTTGTgttcttcactagtcaaaggtttattggagagtggcaaagagaaagtcactgttcaAGAAAACTCcttaaatctcgactagagttcaccaaaaggcatgtgagagacttcATTgtcaagttgaagaaagttctttggtgtcatgagaccaaaatagtgcttttaggccatcagaTAAGATGCTATGTCTGGTGGatatcaaacactgcacatcaccacaaacacatcatctcCGCtataaagcatggtggtggcagcatcatgacaTGGGGGAGCTTCTCAGTAGTGGGctctggagggcttgtaaaggtagagggtaaaatgaatgcagcaaaatatagggaAAACCTTGAGGATAATCTTATTCAATCTGCAAAAGAACTAGGACCCGagagatttgttttccagcaaggATATGACCAGAAGCACACAGCAGAAACCCATCggaaatggttaaaaaacaacaaagtgaatgtttttgaatggccaagtcaaagcccagaccttgaTCCAATCAAGAATTTGTGGCCGGACTTCAAAAGGGCTGTGTGCAATCCCTGTGCAAGCTAAGAGAtcttgaacagttttgcaattagtaaaactgcagtgtcaagatgtgagacctatccacacagactcagtgctgtgatcaTAGCCTAAGCTGCAAAAACAGTTCAAACCATCTTCCTATGCGGATTTTCTTTCGGCTTATTCTGAGTTCAACCAGATATAGCTCTCTCACACTCTGACATTGATTGAAGTAATTGTCAAGAAGAATGGTTTTATTGTCACCACTGATTATCATCATGTCTATGTTGTGCAGCTGTGCTCATGCGTGCCAATACCCACCTCTGTCTGCACTAAGGTGTACCATGCCAGGGAAAAGTAGCGAAGCACTTACACAGGGCAAACAAACTGGAGCTTGAGGGTCAAGAGTGCTTGGAAATGGTACGGACTGCCTAGTGAGAAGACCCCTGCTAGGTATAATACAGCTGTTGAGCTCTCATCATGACATATTGAGCTGTACAACACCAGCTTGCAGTAAAAAATATAGGAACAAATGATCAGTTATATCAGTTATATCAATGTGTGATGATGGTAGCTGCATATTTGGTCATGACAGCACGACTCAACTCTTAAAAACGCATATTGGTTGCACCGTTAAATAGACAGTAGCCAACTTTTTACATGGAAAAACTGGTATTCAAAGGTGTTTTATACACTGAATGTTACAGAAATAAGTTGATATCAACAGAATGCACTCACTGTCACaggaaaatggaataaaatacaatatacgGATGTAAGCTACCTTCAGGCTTCCATACACCATCAGATATTTATGCCAACTTCCTCATGTTTCAGTTTTGAAGTGATTATGCAAGCAGGTGAATGCAAAGACAATTTCACCTGTAGACCTTTTGTTTGATGGAACTGAATTCAATTTTATCTCAACATGTATTCCCATTCAAAACAGATTTCCTCACTATTTTCAACTCCCCCAGTTAAAAGCTTAAGAACATCAggatctgttttttaatttgttccATGTGGACTGTTTTGCTCCACTTCGTCCCTGAaaccaaagtgtgtttaaaactaaacaacCTTGTGCAATAAATAACGACTCATTGGAATGAAGCTTCATTGATGTTATGTTTTCTTACTACTTGAGAAACCTCTCAATGctcacaaaaacagacaagaatACAACTGGTACAcaataatttattattttaggtTATATGACATCCTCCCTGAGAAGAACAGCATTGTACTGATTTTAATGTATTAGATGTGATCAACAAAAGCTCAAAGCTTTCAGGGAAAAGGTTAAAACTCTTCATTTAGCATTTTAACCAAAATGCCTCTGGATCAAATTATGTTGTCCCGTGATTTTTCTGAATAGAAAATAATCAACCATCCCCAGTCATATTCAAGGGGGTGAGTCCTTGTGGATTGAGGCTCCTCACTAAAATGATTTCCTTTGACATTTGTCACTGAAACTTCTTGAGAAAGTCCTGGTAGGTTTGTCTATGTGCTGATCCAGCAGGAACAAAATGGCCACCAGGATGAGTCAGAACCTGAGGGTCTGTGAAGGACGGGAGAAGATCCCTGCTCATGATGTCTGGGATGACTCGATCCTCCAGTCCAAACACGTGCAGGGAGGGAATCTGGAGGGGAGCCCTGTAGAATCTTTGGTGTTCCTTACAGGCGCTGCGGAAACCAGCAACCAGGATGGCAAAGCGGAAGCTGAATTCTGGCTCAATTTTTTGCTCCTGAAGCGAGACCAGCATGGCAACAAAAGCTGCTCCCTGACTGAAGCCCAGGATGCCATCAAATGGACCTTGGACCTTGACCGCTTCTCTCACAACAGATACGCTCTCGTTGAGGCCCAGGCTCTCCTCACACTGCTGCTGAGCGCTGAAGCTGCGAGCCTGGATGTCAGAAAACCACCAACCCTTTGGGTCCTCATCATCTCTAGGTCCAGGTTCTGAGTTTTTCTCCTTCTCTGGAGCATCTGTATGGTCAGGGGAAGAAAGGGATTAGTCTCATGTTTGAAATCATTCAAAATTCAAAAAGCCTTACCTTATCTTAAAGTTaatacaaacattaaaagttTTTGATGCACTGCAGAATAAATCCTGATTTAAATGACTGATATCAGCAACAGTTTGTTATTAATCCCTATTTTATTAACCTTTATGACAGCAGTTTAAGTTTGCAGAAGTCTAAAATCTGTGTGGCTGTTTTAATCAGAACATAATTTGCTTgttcaaacacaaaacagaaaaatcttgTATCATATTTCTAACTTGAGGCTGGGCTAGCCTTTTGCACCTTATCTGTTGTGTAACATCCCCATGAAACAATTATTTATCTTCatatttagggatgcacaatgttacTGACATAATATTAGCGGATAAGAGATTTCAAACTTCATTGATCGgtaggtaaaaaaaacatttccgcCATTGTCTACAACCTCAATGTATCAGGTAGAGTCAATAAATTAACAAGGAAACACACAGGGTATTCTCTTCAAACACGCTCAATCAAAGCTTTTTGACTTCCTGATGAAGGCTTGATGCCAAACTGTGTCAAAGAGTGTTTATAAAGTCTTTGTGATCAGgccatgaaaataaaggcattcaGGGTATGAAGAGAGTGTCTTCaagtttttcttgttaattaaTTGCGTACATGAATCCCATGCCAAAAAGCACCTCAATCAAACTCTATTAAGTCCATGAAACACTCCTTTTTACTCCCTTTTAACTAAGCATTTTAAGAGCATTAAGTTTGTTGAGTTTCAAGCAGAAACAACAGACCTACtttgtttttctaatgtttttgtttttaactttaagtGTGCTCTACGGACTTAAGTTTAGATCAAAACTATGGCCAAAATAATGTCTGCTCTTGAGAAGAATGTTTTTCGTAGTATTTCAAGCACTTTCTCCAGATTGTCTTAGGGAACCATAGTTaatttgtcaactaaaactatgtcTGGCAATAGTGGCTGACATGATAAGGTTGAGACTAAATGCCTTTGCACACAGTCTGTTCTTCTTCCATTGCCACatgttaaaacagaaatacaatCTTATGTTGTGTTAATTATGATTGCACACTGACTCTGACACTTAGATCCGtcaatatttttgcatttttctgcatCCGTCCAAGCCATTTGAATGGGTGACTGATTATTCagaacagcagctgcagctcgCTTCTCGCTTGCTCTCCCCCTCGCATTGAAACcttactttaaacactgtggAGGCCAAAATATGTACTCACAGCCACATAACAAAGACTGAATTGAAAAGTTgtgctccatctctccaacttggcacagtgcTATGACGCACAAGCTTGTGCCATATGAACATGTCTGTCAGCATGGTTGGACCTTGTGATTTAGTAGTAAGAGCCTCAGAAACCTGTTCActgttttttccccttgttGCACAACTATTTGCCTTGTTCTACAAAAATAAGCTCATTGGattgtgtgtttcagtgtgtgaccctgagtgtagattaatgataataaaaactcagacaaaTAACACGTCAAAGAGACTTAATGAGCACTCAGTGTGGCAGAGAGAGCATGAGCTGTTAGGAACAATCTGtagcttttctgcctctcagctgcagtAGGCAGTGATTGCAGGTTTTGCAGGGTGCTTAGGACACAAGTATGATTTGAATAAATGGTTTGACCAAAAGTTTTCATTGAAATGtaaagactttttatggactttaaCTTGATTACAAATGCTTTTCAGTTTGTTGTCAACTAACTTAAACTATAATGGGAAGAAACAACTGAAATGTTACTAAACTAATGAGCATTTCAATCATAGGACTAAGACTAAACTTAGAATAGCTGTCAAAGTTAATACAGCATGAAACCACTGCAAACCTGTTGTGTAATTAGGATAATTAATTTTAATGTGGAAATACAAGCATGGAGCTCACCACCTGTCAGCAGGTTGTTACAGTGCTGTTCATAGCTCTCAAAAGGCAGACAATATTTGTTTACTCTTACTATTACACcacattttgaataaaatgtacATCCATGAATATTCAAAGGAATTACCCATTTAGAGTTACAGCTCAATTCTGGTACAGAAGAGACTGGATGTTCTTTAAGTGAAATTGGGGTACTATTCGtatcaacaaaaataattagGGAAATATCGCTTATTGGACagtggcaaaaatccaaaattataCATCCCTATCAGTAGTGGTTCTTCTAATGTCAACATACAGAATTTTTATTTGCATAGGGCGAAATAGCCAATGCATTCTTGGTCTGTACAGTTGTTCATACAGGGTTCCTATGACACTATAGCATTTGAGGAGATGTCAGCAGGTCTATCTGGTAAATGTTAACACACcgaccaaaaaacaaaacaaaacaaaacaaaaaaatctttcttaATTCTCACACATCATCCATAAACTATCTAACTAGTCTGTTATCTATTGATAGGTATTTAGTAATATCAAAATATATTCTTATGTTTCATTACCTATacatttatctcatactttAGCAGGTGTAACCCTCTGTAACATCAAGACTTTGCTGTAAAATATGGTGTTCATATCTTCTAACTTCAAACCTTTGATTACTATCTACTCTTTAGTTGCTTGTTCAGCATGTTTTGGTCAGAGGAAAGAATAAGAGGCGACCCACCTTCACTGTTTCCCTGCTGCACACTGTGCGGTGCACTCAGGTATACAAGCTCCACGTGTTTCTTCAGGAGCTTCCGCAGGGATCCCGTCTTTTCACGGAACGAGACGCTGTTCTGACGGTAACCATGGATGCACAGGACCCGGAGAGGAGCCATGGAGAGGtcagctaacttagctaaagctagccagATAAGTAAGTTTCAGTGAGTCGAAGGATATAAACGCTGAAGCACAAAGCTGTTGTCATGTGCCAGATCACTTTAAAACATCACATAAAGTATAAAGCGAAATATCTAAATCGTAAAAATGAGTTGTTTTGATTAGAAATACGCGCAAATTCAGGTAGTTCGAGGCATATCTACAGAGCTCGCGAGGTCAGCCGGAATAAGTATAAAATGCTTCCGGTTattcttttcaaagtaaaacttttCCCCCCACGAATGATTCTAAGCTCATGGAAAGATAGAAAGTAAGAGAAACCAAAGGAGGCCTATTTGTATGGAAGCGCATTTCTGCcactcaaaaaagaaaaaatattaaagtacaACAGTCACTGAAAGTTTGTTTAACAGATACTGTAAAGGTCCGTGTCTGCATCCAGGTGCTCCTTGAAGTTGTGAGATAGAAAGACATCAGAATCTAATTTTCCCCAAATTATTATGACTTACTGTGTTATTATATTTacttttaatcttataattatgactaaCTATCCAAtaatttatacttttcatttcataattttgactttcaatctCATAACTGTGAGTAACTTGCCATATTTTGTTCTTTGTCTCATAAATATTACTTTCCATCTTATAATGtcgactttttatttcatatttttgtcttttcatctCATTATGACTTATtccataatttcgactttttattatgtaattttgacttcttatatcaATTCTGACGTTTTAtcttagaattttgactttttttcctcatgattATGGCTAAATATGCCATAATTTTTAAcaaagcatttttcttttttaagtggcagaaatgggctcaCATTATAAGAACCTAAAAAGCATTCTGCGTACATATTTAAAGCTTGCCAATTTTTATGTACAGGATTTACGCAGATTTTGTgaatacataaaaaatgtaCTTTGCTTGATCAAGATTCTCTGGGTATGACTTGAACATGCTACTAcgatgataaaaaataatgttgcaaTTCATTATGTTTACAGTTTGTATGATCTGCTATAAATGTTGAACTTTGATTCCGATAAGGTTTGAGTTTGAACAGTTCCATAGAGAACATATACAATGACATGCAAAACTAGGTACTCATGTTATTGTCATATGCACTGTGCAATGAATAATACTGTATATAGAAAGCATAATATGAAAGGTTAATgaggaaaagacaaaaaggcacaaaacagtgatgaaaaaaatcagtataAAGAAGGCTTAcaattcttaaaaaataaatgcatagtTACAGTTGCATGACAAAACAAAACCCTTTGATTGAATTCCAGTTCAAATGCAGATCAAAATGTAGTGCTTTTATTCATATTCACAGGGGCCCATCTCTTTGAagtcaaataaaggcagaagACACCATTAACCCATTAAACACTGTGACgaaataaatgttttcataGAAAAATTAATTGTATCCATAATCATGTTCATCCAGGGATGATGATAATCAGGCTCGAACTTAGATGTTAAGGTTAGTCTAGACAGCATAACTGTAGgaaattgaacatttttaacagagTTTTAATCAAAGTACATCATCAATCAGCTTTCCTCTCATGAAACAGCAGCTCAGAGTGTGTGAAGTTGTGACAGCCCTTCACATCAAACTTTTTGCTGTTCATTAACTGCCTGTCTTTGCTGTTTTCCTTCAGCTCTTAATTAACAGACTGCTGAATGAACAGCTCGTTCTAACGATGCTACCGCCATTCACACAGCTActgtaaatgaaataataaagtcTGGTGTTCACTTACTGAAGCATGGCGAGCTCAGACAACATGAGAGTGTTGTCTGATTAATTATTATCATGTGTGTTCATTATTCATCTGGCATATAACATGCATAGTTAGATTTGtaagtaaataaattaataaaagttAAGAGTTGACTGAATGTGTTGACAGTCAAATGTCTGACACTGACAAGACATGACAAGAGCTCCTTGGTTTATTCTGCACTGCTCTGATGCATCCAGCTCTTGATTTTCCTCTCTGAAGTATCTGATACTTCTtaaatgattgattgatgagaGGAAACAGAATTCAGTTTGATCTTTGATGATAAATAAGTGGCTTTTAGGGTAaacttcaacagtgtctttgaTGCACTCATCTGAAGATTGCAGGTCCTGACCCCTGTAATATTTATCAAAGCTTTACTGGATTCCACAGCGGTTTCTTTATTATTgttaaaaccaaaaataaaataatgaataaataaatgacactGGGGCAGTTAATGTCACACTGTATGATTTGAAGCCCAACTTTGGGCTAGATTTGCTCCCCTTGATGATCTAGGAGGGGCCTGTATCAAGGCTCACCTCAAATGATTATTTGTTCAAATATTCTCAAGTGAGTGGTGTCaatataaatattttactgCTGCCTACTAtgacaaccaatgagagcgagcagaccagGTGGTGACAACAACTGtaagcaagcatttgcaataactggcaatgagtcttttaTAGAGCTGTTGGAGAATTTAAGctcactcttctttgcagaattgttttcattcagccacTCTGGAGGGTTTCCAGCACGAACAGCCTGTCTAAGGttatgccacagcatctcaaaagtccagactttgaccaagccactccaaaaccttcttTTGGTAGAAATTCTGGTggatcactgtcctgctgcgtaacccaagtgtgcttgaacTTGAGGTCATGAcaatggccggacattctccttcaggattctCTGGTAGAGAGCAGTATGCATGGTTCCATTAATTACAGCAACTTGTCCAaatcctgaagcagcaaagcagcccccgACCATAACACTATACTGCCACCATGCTTGACTGTTGGTAAGATGttcttttatgaaatgctgttagtttatgccagatgtaatgggatgcacaccttccaaGAAGTTccacttttgtctcatcagtccacagaatattctCCCATAAGTTTTGGGGATCATCAAGGTGTTTTTTGGCAAAGGTGACCTGAGCCTCTGTGTTCTTTTTGGCCAGCACTAGTTTtgaccttggaactctcccatggatgccattttttgcccagtcCCTTTCTCATTGTTGAATCACGAACACTGACCTTCACTGAGTcatgtgaggcctgcaggttcTTGTTAgttttttgtgacctcctggatgagtcatcgatgCGCTCtaggagtaattttggtagtcCGGCCACTCCTGGAAAAGTTCACCACCATTCAAAGTTtactccatttgtggataatgactctctctgtggtttgctggagtcccaaagccttcaaaatggctttgtaactcTTTCCAGACTAGTAGATgccaatgactttgtttctcatctgttcttgttCTCTGCATGTACAGTGAAAATACATCTATTGATGGAAGCATGCCTGTCTCTGCTGCCGTAGATGGTCACGTGCCCCTTTTCAGCTAGTTACTGTGGACATTCTTCctgtttatcttttaaaaaaatcagcatacAGCGAACAGTTTGAATGTCGAATGATGAAAACTTGGACAAAATGTACAACAAACTATGTTTCATACCTACTCAATGCTTTACTTTTGGTACAAATGAGGTGCATTCCATTCCTCTAAATTAAAACCAAAGACGGTAGACTATGTTTAGCATTGATGCTGTTTTACTTCCGGATCAAAGGCTGGCACACGATCCTGATTAAACTGATGATTAATTTTAGTTGGACTCAGTCTACAAATTTGCAGatatgtgcacacatttgtggatctttatCCAGATtcttttttgtatatatttgcacatttttgtacacatttgcagatttttgcaggTCTTTTCAGATCTGTActtgcatttgcagatctgtgcactCATTCGCAGATCTGTTCCCCATTTGCAGATCTATACATGCATATGCAGATCGACTAATGTATTTGTGGGTCTGTGcacgcatttgcagatctgtgcacacatttgcaaatctatctttgcatttgcaaatctatgtatgcatttgcaaatagttttgcaatAATAATAGCATTTTAAAAGCCCAGTTTTGGTCAGATCAATACAATAGTTCTACTTTTTCTAACAGCAAGTAAACATACTGATTgaatttaagtttttctttatgACGCGGCACACtgtgtgactttttcttttgtaagaTATTTTGCATTCAGCTTTAATGGTGCAAAACTGTACAGCTCCTCTGTTGAACTGACTGTGTATTTTGTTTTAGGCTATTTATCTAAATAATGtattaccatttaaaaaaacaatcttattCTATTTTGAGCTGCAATCCAATAACCATTTTTATTCTAcctctatttttttgtttttgcactaaAGCACTAAATCAAATTCCTTGTACATGTAACCATACACAGCAGTAAACCCCAAGTGTGATTCTGACTTTTGTAGAAATGGAAAACAatttttcctccatctctccacATGTACAGTATACTTGCATTTTTGGGGCAGAGCAATTAAGTCTTTGCTGACTGGTGGGAGGCTGACCCCTTTAGAATTAAACGAGAATGGCTCCGACTGTGACATCCTTGGAGAGCCATGTATTGCCAACAGTTACTGTACAGTAACTATCATAAAATCTTTCAGTACTCCAGTCTCAAAACATGCCACAACACACACCTAcggacacacacaaacacacacagaaaaaccaACAAAGAACTTCATTTTCAACAAGGATAAAAGTGAAATGCTAATTCAAGGCCACAGGAACTCAGTCATCAGAGTCTCTTTTAACTTCACTGGCATCACTGCTCTCCCAAAGGACCCAGCcaaaaatgaagacattatCTTTGATCCAGATTCTCTTTTTTGACAACCTTATGAAGGCAATATCCCAAACACCATATTCTCACTTCAGCAGTGATTTGCAAGAGCTGGCATTTTACCACTCTCCTATTCCCACAGCAGTATAAAAGCTTGGTGCACGAGAAGAGAAAATAGGCTCATTTAAACAGGTTTGCAGAGTATGGATGCACTATGCAGTTGCATTCAAAATATGCATAAATTATCACGTTTTATTTCCTGTTAACCCATctttaacatgttttcttttcactgaTAACAACAAAAACTCATGTGGTTCAGATGTTTTCTGaggtattttaaaatctctgatTTAGATTGACTGTTTTCTGCTGCCTCTGTCTCCTCGCAGGGTCTCTGTCAACATGCCATTGTTTTCTTTGATGATGCATTCAAGGTTTTGAAGAGGACTCACACACACTGGCTTCAGTGAAACGGTTTCTGTAGCTGAGAAAGAAAGCACACGTGCTGCCCTGCCATGACGCACATGCTAATTAGAGAGATagggtggagaaaaaaatgcacccAAGGGACAAGGATGCTGCTGATGTTCTCCAGTACTGGTAGGGAGCCATGTGTCGCCCtaagggagacagagagagagtaagagagagagagagagagacctcTGGTGCAGACAAACatgttacatttaaaaagaaatctaaTTCTTTTCAGGACTGGCTGCAGCAGCATATTAATCCCTTCCTGCTCCACGCttgttcatttttatcattaaaagcTCATGAAACTTTGGAtcctaaaaacacaacattttaaaacctaaatcatgcaaaacaaataagcaatggcattgaaaaaaaaatggcatttgaTCATGAAAAATCATCAAACTGTTAATCTTAATTGAAACATGATGTAATTTACAA from Cheilinus undulatus linkage group 12, ASM1832078v1, whole genome shotgun sequence includes the following:
- the ovca2 gene encoding esterase OVCA2, encoding MAPLRVLCIHGYRQNSVSFREKTGSLRKLLKKHVELVYLSAPHSVQQGNSEDAPEKEKNSEPGPRDDEDPKGWWFSDIQARSFSAQQQCEESLGLNESVSVVREAVKVQGPFDGILGFSQGAAFVAMLVSLQEQKIEPEFSFRFAILVAGFRSACKEHQRFYRAPLQIPSLHVFGLEDRVIPDIMSRDLLPSFTDPQVLTHPGGHFVPAGSAHRQTYQDFLKKFQ